From one Orcinus orca chromosome 10, mOrcOrc1.1, whole genome shotgun sequence genomic stretch:
- the KCTD20 gene encoding BTB/POZ domain-containing protein KCTD20 isoform X1: MNVHRGSESDRLLWQEASCLMDEASAAAQEREANSPASSGLQNLTYPLGPRNDDLPLDSASQPANLQFPHMMPLPEDIKGSCFQSGNKRNHEPFIAPERFGNSTVGFGSNVHSQAPEKVTLLVDGTRFVVNPQIFTAHPDTMLGRMFGPGREYNFTRPNEKGEYEIAEGISATVFRTVLDYYKTGIINCPDGISIPDLRDTCDYLCINFDFNTIRCQDLSALLHELSNDGAHKQFDHYLEELILPIMVGCAKKGERECHIVVLTDEDSVDWDEDHPPPMGEEYSQILYSSKLYRFFKYIENRDVAKTVLKERGLKNIRIGIEGYPTCKEKIKRRPGGRSEVIYNYVQRPFIQMSWEKEEGKSRHVDFQCVRSKSLTNLVAAGEDVLEDQEILMHHPPQVDELDRLNAPLSQMASNDFQD; this comes from the exons ATGAATGTTCACCGTGGCTCTGAGAGCGACAGGTTACTGTGGCAGGAGGCCAGCTGCCTGATGGATGAAGCCTCAGCTGCAGCCcaagaaagagaagcaaataGCCCGGCTTCTTCTGGTCTTCAAAATCTTACTTATCCTCTAGGTCCCAGGAATGATG ACCTTCCACTTGACTCTGCCTCTCAGCCAGCAAATCTTCAGTTCCCTCACATGATGCCACTTCCTGAAGACATCAAAGGCTCTTGCTTCCAAAGTGGGAATAAACGGAACCATGAACCCTTCATCGCTCCAGAACGATTTGGAAACAGCACTGTGGGCTTTGGCAGTAACGTTCATTCTCAGGCACCAGAGAAAGTGACACTTCTCGTAGATGGCACACGTTTTGTTGTCAATCCACAAATTTTCACTGCTCATCCGGATACCATGTTGGGAAG GATGTTTGGACCAGGAAGAGAGTACAACTTCACACGGCCCAATGAGAAGGGCGAGTATGAGATTGCCGAAGGAATCAGTGCAACTGTATTTCGAACGGTGCTG GATTATTACAAAACTGGTATCATCAATTGTCCTGATGGCATCTCTATCCCAGACCTTAGAGATACGTGCGATTATCTCTGCATTAACTTTGACTTCAACACTATCCGATGTCAAGATCTGA GTGCTTTACTGCATGAACTGTCTAACGACGGCGCTCACAAGCAGTTTGATCACTACCTCGAAGAGCTGATCCTGCCCATCATGGTGGGCTGTGCCAAGAAAGGGGAGCGAGAATGCCACATCGTCGTGCTGACGGACGAGGATTCTGTGGACTGGGACGAAGACCACCCCCCACCCATGGGGGAGGAGTATTCCCAAA ttcttTATAGCTCTAAGCTCTatagatttttcaaatatattgagAATCGGGATGTCGCTAAAACAGTGTTAAAGGAACGGGGCCTGAAAAACATTCGCATTGGAATTGAAG GTTATCCTAcctgtaaagaaaaaattaagaggaGACCTGGTGGCCGGTCTGAAGTGATCTATAATTACGTGCAGCGCCCCTTTATCCAGATGTCatgggaaaaagaagaaggaaagagtcGCCATGTGGATTTCCAGTGTGTTCGAAGCAAATCCCTCACTAACCTGGTAGCTGCTGGAGAAGATGTCTTGGAGGACCAAGAGATATTAATGCACCACCCACCTCAAGTGGATGAACTTGACCGGCTAAATGCCCCACTTTCTCAGATGGCTTCTAACGACTTTCAGGATTAG
- the KCTD20 gene encoding BTB/POZ domain-containing protein KCTD20 isoform X2, whose translation MMPLPEDIKGSCFQSGNKRNHEPFIAPERFGNSTVGFGSNVHSQAPEKVTLLVDGTRFVVNPQIFTAHPDTMLGRMFGPGREYNFTRPNEKGEYEIAEGISATVFRTVLDYYKTGIINCPDGISIPDLRDTCDYLCINFDFNTIRCQDLSALLHELSNDGAHKQFDHYLEELILPIMVGCAKKGERECHIVVLTDEDSVDWDEDHPPPMGEEYSQILYSSKLYRFFKYIENRDVAKTVLKERGLKNIRIGIEGYPTCKEKIKRRPGGRSEVIYNYVQRPFIQMSWEKEEGKSRHVDFQCVRSKSLTNLVAAGEDVLEDQEILMHHPPQVDELDRLNAPLSQMASNDFQD comes from the exons ATGATGCCACTTCCTGAAGACATCAAAGGCTCTTGCTTCCAAAGTGGGAATAAACGGAACCATGAACCCTTCATCGCTCCAGAACGATTTGGAAACAGCACTGTGGGCTTTGGCAGTAACGTTCATTCTCAGGCACCAGAGAAAGTGACACTTCTCGTAGATGGCACACGTTTTGTTGTCAATCCACAAATTTTCACTGCTCATCCGGATACCATGTTGGGAAG GATGTTTGGACCAGGAAGAGAGTACAACTTCACACGGCCCAATGAGAAGGGCGAGTATGAGATTGCCGAAGGAATCAGTGCAACTGTATTTCGAACGGTGCTG GATTATTACAAAACTGGTATCATCAATTGTCCTGATGGCATCTCTATCCCAGACCTTAGAGATACGTGCGATTATCTCTGCATTAACTTTGACTTCAACACTATCCGATGTCAAGATCTGA GTGCTTTACTGCATGAACTGTCTAACGACGGCGCTCACAAGCAGTTTGATCACTACCTCGAAGAGCTGATCCTGCCCATCATGGTGGGCTGTGCCAAGAAAGGGGAGCGAGAATGCCACATCGTCGTGCTGACGGACGAGGATTCTGTGGACTGGGACGAAGACCACCCCCCACCCATGGGGGAGGAGTATTCCCAAA ttcttTATAGCTCTAAGCTCTatagatttttcaaatatattgagAATCGGGATGTCGCTAAAACAGTGTTAAAGGAACGGGGCCTGAAAAACATTCGCATTGGAATTGAAG GTTATCCTAcctgtaaagaaaaaattaagaggaGACCTGGTGGCCGGTCTGAAGTGATCTATAATTACGTGCAGCGCCCCTTTATCCAGATGTCatgggaaaaagaagaaggaaagagtcGCCATGTGGATTTCCAGTGTGTTCGAAGCAAATCCCTCACTAACCTGGTAGCTGCTGGAGAAGATGTCTTGGAGGACCAAGAGATATTAATGCACCACCCACCTCAAGTGGATGAACTTGACCGGCTAAATGCCCCACTTTCTCAGATGGCTTCTAACGACTTTCAGGATTAG